GTGCCACATCCAAGATGACGGCAGACAGCAGAGGCCGTGGCAGGGCTGGTGCCATTGGCGCAAACAGGACCCCAGATCCCCTCATGCAGAACCTCCAGGCGCCCACGgcatctgctgctttctcctgtcAGCCGCAGGTCCAGCAGCCCTGCAAGGAGGTCAGAGGATCACTGCACCCCAAGGGCAGTGGTGCTGCTCCCATCCAGAGGCATGGTGGCACTCACCTGAGCACACAACAGCCGCACCACCGCCGCGCTGGCAGCCAGGCTGCACTGGGGCCGGGCAGTGCCAGAGAGCATCCTCTGTCCCAGAGCAGCCTCCAGCACCCGGCCTCAGCGTCCCAGTGCCAGGCCCAAAGCGCTCAGAGCCAGGTGCGTCCAGGGCCCATCCGCAGCCCAGCTGGCGACAGACGACGGTGGCATCCTGCAGGGTCCACGTGTCCTGGCAGACGGTGCCCCAGGTGCCCTCGCTGTACACCTCCACCCTGCCAGCACAGCGCCCTGGGCCGCCCACCAGCCTCAGCTGCCGGCTGCCTGTGTGGGAGAGTGttgggctggggctggggatgGCACCATTTTGCTCATGGCCCTTCCTTGTGTACCCACCTGAACAGGCGATGACCAATTCCTCAGGAATCTTGCTAGGCTCACTGGCCATTCCCGAGTTGTTACACTGTGCCAGGAGCTCCTCGGTGCCAACACAGCGCAGCTCTTGCAGCTCCATTGGGCCCAAGCCATTGTCCGGCGCAGCATAGATTTTCTCAGGCACACCGCAGCCCAGCTGCCGGCACGCCACGGTGGCAGTGCCGTtgtcccacagccccacagacacACGGGCCCAGACACCGGGGCGCACGGCCACCTCCAGCCGTCCGTCGCAAAGGCTTTCCCCACCGTGGAGCCTC
The genomic region above belongs to Meleagris gallopavo isolate NT-WF06-2002-E0010 breed Aviagen turkey brand Nicholas breeding stock chromosome 5 unlocalized genomic scaffold, Turkey_5.1 Chr5_random_7180001922917, whole genome shotgun sequence and contains:
- the LOC104915452 gene encoding scavenger receptor cysteine-rich type 1 protein M130-like, producing MELQELRCVGTEELLAQCNNSGMASEPSKIPEELVIACSGSRQLRLVGGPGRCAGRVEVYSEGTWGTVCQDTWTLQDATVVCRQLGCGWALDAPGSERFGPGTGTLRPGAGGCSGTEDALWHCPAPVQPGCQRGGGAAVVCSGLLDLRLTGESSRCRGRLEVLHEGIWGPVCANGTSPATASAVCRHLG